A single genomic interval of Granulicella tundricola MP5ACTX9 harbors:
- a CDS encoding MFS transporter, which produces MASYKIFMKSGHPPTLLAAFLYFDFSFAIWVLNGVMGPFITEQFHLTPIQTGTMISVPILAGALMRFPLGVLSQYIGRKMAAIIEMSCIVLALLYGYFFVHTFHSVLAMGVLLGIAGGSFGIALSLGSGWFPQQYKGLAMGIAGAGNSGTAFAALFAPKLAMHFGWQHVYGFAAGCMMLPLLVMIFFAKEPPDVEHQSLSQHLQCLWQPDGWYFNMVYIITFGGFIGLSTFLTTFYVSQFHMTKVQAGLYTVLATFTGSATRVLGGYFADKIGGITTLSVVFLIAIAGLFGLMTTPSLLVTTLLFMLCFAALGAGNGATFQLVPLRWPTTTAIAGGMIGEIGALGGSLIPTILSYSKQHFGSYRNGWIMYAGLALLVLVVLRIVSRSWTKTWVGPGGRALTSSRVIDGPVMVSAEGATFAAD; this is translated from the coding sequence ATGGCAAGCTACAAGATCTTCATGAAGTCCGGACATCCGCCCACCCTTCTCGCCGCCTTTCTCTATTTCGATTTCTCCTTCGCCATCTGGGTCCTCAACGGCGTTATGGGGCCCTTCATCACCGAACAGTTCCACCTGACACCGATCCAGACCGGCACCATGATCTCCGTTCCCATTCTCGCTGGCGCCCTCATGCGTTTCCCTCTCGGCGTGCTGTCGCAGTACATCGGGCGCAAGATGGCAGCCATCATCGAGATGAGTTGCATTGTGCTCGCCTTGCTCTATGGCTACTTCTTTGTCCACACCTTCCACTCTGTGCTCGCCATGGGCGTCCTACTTGGTATCGCAGGCGGCAGCTTTGGCATCGCGCTCTCGCTCGGCTCCGGCTGGTTCCCACAACAGTACAAAGGCCTTGCGATGGGTATCGCCGGCGCAGGCAATAGCGGCACCGCATTCGCCGCGCTGTTTGCACCCAAACTCGCGATGCACTTCGGCTGGCAACATGTCTACGGTTTCGCCGCCGGCTGTATGATGCTCCCGCTGCTGGTCATGATCTTCTTCGCCAAAGAACCGCCTGACGTCGAACACCAGTCCCTGTCCCAGCATCTTCAGTGCTTGTGGCAGCCGGACGGATGGTATTTCAATATGGTCTACATCATCACCTTCGGCGGCTTTATCGGCTTGTCCACCTTCCTCACCACGTTCTATGTCAGCCAGTTTCACATGACCAAGGTGCAAGCTGGTTTGTATACCGTCCTCGCAACCTTCACCGGCTCGGCTACCCGTGTCCTCGGCGGCTACTTCGCCGATAAGATAGGCGGCATCACTACACTGTCGGTCGTCTTCCTCATTGCCATCGCGGGTCTGTTCGGGCTCATGACCACGCCTTCTCTGCTCGTCACGACGCTGCTTTTCATGCTGTGCTTCGCCGCTCTCGGCGCGGGCAACGGCGCCACCTTCCAGCTCGTTCCCTTGCGCTGGCCTACGACCACAGCCATCGCTGGCGGCATGATCGGTGAAATCGGCGCTCTGGGCGGCTCCCTCATACCAACGATCCTCAGCTACTCCAAACAGCACTTCGGCAGCTACCGCAACGGCTGGATCATGTACGCCGGTCTCGCCTTACTCGTCCTCGTGGTGCTCCGCATCGTAAGCCGTTCCTGGACTAAAACCTGGGTTGGTCCCGGCG
- a CDS encoding molybdopterin oxidoreductase family protein gives MSIVHRFKRLVGIDTAQEKYSYAQDPLYGKVSTARVADTWVKTTCGYCSVGCGMLVGVKDGKAVAARGNPDHPVNRGKLCPKGLSEHHILDGPGRAKLPLLRKNGKLEPVSWDEALSTMVERIANIQGRHGLGSLGVVGTGQLLTEEYYTLGKLVQLGFRTPNNDGNTTLCMASAVSGYKLSFGSDGPPGSYADMSTADVVLLIGSNIADNHPILCTRVGEGPDKRPGRTLIVVDPRVTKTAMMADIHLAIKPRGDIALINGIAHILIRDGLTDSNYIAAHTINYDAFAAYVAAFTPQHVSEITGLSVEKITKVAHLYGRARAGFIGWTMGVNHSTQGAVTVAAINNLALITGHIGRAGAAPFSITGQCNAMGTRESGFTSALPGYRKFDNPEHREELAQIWGIDAEEIPKARGMAYPDIIEGAVTGKIKALWFIATNPVVSFPNYELLKQALESVEFVVVQDGFHPTPTSDFAHLVLPAAIWGEKEGTYTNSERRISKVNCIVTPPGEARSDFDIFLALAERLGVRDRLYPGWQTTADAYAEWQRVSAGRLCDYSPYSWKEIEDAGGIQWGGERLYADGAFPTADGRAILHNVPCDPFLEQPNEEYDFILNTGRTVEHWHTRTKTAQVDMLNKMVPNAWLEMNPVDAKRLQLRAHDKVTVTSRRSNVSGLELRITSIIAPGQVFMPFHFAETNSNRVTLGAFDPISREPNFKQCAVRVQKSSSQ, from the coding sequence ATGAGCATCGTTCATCGCTTCAAGCGACTCGTCGGCATCGATACCGCACAGGAGAAATATTCATATGCCCAGGATCCCTTGTACGGCAAGGTATCCACAGCACGCGTCGCCGATACGTGGGTCAAGACCACCTGTGGCTACTGCTCGGTTGGCTGCGGCATGCTCGTCGGTGTGAAAGATGGCAAAGCCGTGGCCGCTCGCGGCAACCCGGATCATCCCGTCAACCGCGGCAAGCTCTGCCCCAAGGGACTCAGCGAACACCATATTCTCGACGGCCCTGGGCGCGCCAAGCTGCCGCTCTTGCGCAAGAACGGCAAGCTGGAGCCCGTCTCCTGGGATGAAGCCCTGTCGACCATGGTCGAACGCATCGCGAATATCCAGGGACGGCACGGCCTTGGCTCGCTCGGCGTCGTCGGGACCGGCCAGTTGCTGACCGAGGAGTACTACACGCTTGGCAAGCTGGTGCAATTGGGGTTTCGCACACCGAACAACGACGGGAATACGACGCTCTGCATGGCATCTGCCGTCTCCGGTTACAAGCTTTCCTTTGGCTCCGACGGGCCGCCCGGCAGCTACGCCGATATGTCTACAGCCGATGTCGTCTTGCTCATCGGCTCGAACATCGCCGATAACCACCCGATCCTTTGCACACGTGTCGGCGAAGGGCCCGACAAGCGCCCGGGCCGCACGCTGATCGTGGTGGACCCGCGCGTGACCAAGACTGCCATGATGGCCGACATACACCTGGCCATCAAACCGCGCGGCGACATTGCGCTGATCAACGGCATCGCACACATCCTGATTCGCGACGGGCTCACCGACTCCAACTACATTGCTGCGCATACGATCAACTACGATGCATTTGCCGCCTACGTTGCGGCCTTCACGCCGCAGCACGTCAGCGAGATTACAGGGCTTTCGGTGGAGAAGATCACCAAGGTCGCGCACCTGTACGGACGGGCCAGGGCGGGCTTCATCGGCTGGACGATGGGGGTCAACCACTCGACGCAAGGTGCGGTGACCGTCGCAGCGATCAACAATCTTGCACTCATCACCGGCCACATCGGCCGTGCGGGCGCCGCGCCGTTTTCCATCACCGGCCAATGCAACGCCATGGGCACGCGCGAATCCGGTTTCACCTCAGCTCTTCCTGGTTATCGCAAGTTCGACAACCCGGAACACCGCGAAGAGCTTGCTCAGATTTGGGGTATCGATGCGGAAGAGATTCCCAAAGCCCGCGGCATGGCTTACCCGGACATCATCGAAGGCGCGGTTACAGGCAAGATCAAGGCACTCTGGTTCATTGCGACGAATCCAGTGGTCTCCTTCCCAAACTACGAGCTGCTCAAACAAGCGCTTGAGTCCGTAGAGTTCGTCGTCGTCCAGGATGGCTTCCACCCTACACCTACTTCGGACTTCGCCCACCTCGTCCTGCCGGCCGCTATCTGGGGAGAGAAGGAAGGTACCTATACCAACTCCGAACGGCGTATTTCCAAGGTCAACTGCATCGTCACGCCGCCAGGCGAGGCTCGGTCCGACTTCGATATCTTCCTTGCCCTTGCGGAACGCCTTGGCGTCCGCGACCGCCTTTACCCCGGGTGGCAGACTACAGCCGACGCCTACGCGGAGTGGCAGCGCGTCTCCGCCGGGCGTCTCTGCGACTACAGTCCGTACTCGTGGAAAGAGATTGAAGACGCCGGTGGCATCCAGTGGGGCGGAGAACGACTCTATGCTGACGGCGCCTTTCCTACGGCCGACGGCCGTGCCATTCTTCACAACGTACCTTGCGATCCTTTCCTTGAGCAGCCCAATGAAGAGTATGACTTCATTCTGAATACCGGCCGCACGGTCGAGCATTGGCACACCCGCACCAAGACCGCCCAGGTGGACATGCTGAACAAGATGGTTCCCAACGCATGGCTGGAGATGAACCCAGTCGACGCCAAGCGCCTGCAGTTGCGCGCCCACGACAAGGTCACCGTCACGAGTCGACGATCTAATGTCAGCGGACTCGAGCTCCGCATCACCTCAATCATTGCGCCCGGGCAGGTCTTTATGCCATTCCACTTTGCGGAGACGAACTCCAATCGCGTCACGCTCGGTGCCTTCGACCCTATCAGCCGCGAGCCCAACTTTAAGCAGTGCGCGGTGCGCGTGCAGAAGAGCAGTTCGCAGTAA